One window of the Mixophyes fleayi isolate aMixFle1 chromosome 6, aMixFle1.hap1, whole genome shotgun sequence genome contains the following:
- the LOC142159838 gene encoding uncharacterized protein LOC142159838 isoform X1 — MDKDRSHKTERILHLTLEIIYLLTGEGYVIVKKTSDEVVTPSSRPRVSGGLSRTQSPITVPPPHSLIHERNNDQRILELTNKIIQLLTGEECSEAHKDFNKDVMMENLQSLTSLELHEHAKPQHSSDIIKEELDSSEEGNLSDTDINTPTENTETDYTLVKIKEESDSCEERNLTDTDTPYTSTHTKEESVSGDEDLETDYISIHIKEESVSEEEGNLTDTDLNTQTDSTSSHTEETNVQKGNRSCSAKFKQCDKKLSQPNSTSCQGPQSTEKTYNCQECKKSFTKSSDFLKHQLIYKGPHSLACSECGKCFAKKTQLVKHQRIHTRPKPYTCSECEKSFPLKSLLITHQRIHTGEKPFSCTDCGKCFAQQSSLIKHLRSHSGEKPYSCSTCGKNFSSSTNLILHHRIHTGEKPFVCSDCGKGFGQKSLLIIHQRTHTGEKPYSCTECGKFFTSKSPFVRHQRIHTGEKPFACSECGKCFNQKSLLIKHQRVHTGEKPFSCPECGKCFAQKTSLVKHVRTHSGEKPYSCSECGKCFSRSTHLTVHQRIHSGEKPFTCSECGKSFNQKSVLITHQRTHTGERPYPCSECGKCFTRSTHLLLHQRVHSLENSLTP; from the exons atggacaaggacaggagtcACAAGACTGAGAGAATATTacatctcaccctggagatcatctacctgctgactggagag GGCTATGTAATAGTAAAGAAGACATCCGATGAGGTTGTTACACCCAGTAGCCGTCCCCGTGTGTCAGGAGgactgagcaggacccagagccccatcacggtgcctccacctcactcactgatacatgagagaaacaatgaccagaggattctagaactcaccaacaagatcattcagctgctgactggagag GAGTGTTCAGAAGCACATAAGGATTTcaacaaggacgtgatgatggagaatctccagtccctcacatcactgg AGTTACATGAGCATGCAAAGCCGCAACATTCATCTGATATTATTAAGGAGGAATTGGACTCCTCTGAGGAAGGCAATCTCTCCGACACAGACATTAATACACCCACTGAAAATACAGAGACAGATTACACTTTAGTGAAAATTAAGGAGGAGTCAGACTCGTGTGAAGAAAGAAACCTCACCGACACTGACACACCTTATACATCTACTCATACTAAGGAGGAATCAGTTTCTGGTGATGAAGATCTCGAGACTGATTACATTTCCATTCATATTAAAGAGGAATCTGTTTCAGAAGAAGAAGGAAATTTAACAGACACTGATCTAAATACACAAACAGATTCAACGTCATCTCATACTGAGGAAACCAATGTACAGAAAGGAAATAGAAGTTGTTCAGCAAAGTTCAAACAGTGTGATAAAAAACTAAGTCAGCCAAACTCTACGTCCTGCCAAGGACCACAGAGTACAGAGAAGACGTACAACTGCCAGGAGTGCAAGAAAAGCTTCACCAAGAGCTCTGATTTTCTAAAACATCAGCTCATTTATAAAGGACCACACTCGCTTGCTTGTTcggaatgtggtaaatgttttgcaaAGAAGACACAGCTGGttaaacatcagaggattcacacaagaCCAAAGCCTTATACttgttctgagtgtgagaaatcTTTTCCCCTGAAGTCACTGCTTAtaacacatcagaggattcatacAGGGGAGAAGCCGTTTTCTTGCACAGATTGTGGAAAGTGTTTTGCCCAGCAATCCTCTCTCATTAAACATTTGAGGTCTCAttcaggagagaaaccatattcttgctctacGTGTGGGAAGAATTTTAGCAGTAGTACAAACCTTATTCTGCATCACAGAatccatacaggagagaaaccatttgttTGTTCAGACTGTGGGAAAGGCTTTGGCCAGAAATCGCTGCTTATCATACATCAGAGAAcccatacaggagagaaaccgtaTTCCTGTACTGAATGTGGGAAATTTTTCACCAGCAAGTCCCCttttgttagacatcagagaattcacactggtGAGAAGCCTTTTgcgtgttctgagtgtgggaagtgttttaaCCAGAAGTCACTGCTCATAAAACATCAGAGAGtgcatacaggagagaaaccttttTCATgtcctgaatgtgggaaatgttttgcccaAAAGACGTCTCTTGTTAAACATGTGAGGACTCATTCAGGGGAAAAACcgtattcttgctctgaatgcgGGAAGTGCTTTTCCCGTAGCACCCATCTTACTGTACACCAGAGGATTCATtcaggggagaaaccatttacatgttctgaatgtgggaaatcttTTAACCAGAAATCAGTTCTCATTACtcatcagaggactcacacaggCGAAAGACCATATccctgctctgaatgtgggaagtgttttactCGTAGCACTCACCTTCTTTTACACCAGAGAGTCCACTCATTAGAGAATTCATTGACTCCTTAA